Proteins from a genomic interval of Arvicola amphibius chromosome 10, mArvAmp1.2, whole genome shotgun sequence:
- the LOC119825222 gene encoding LOW QUALITY PROTEIN: la-related protein 1B-like (The sequence of the model RefSeq protein was modified relative to this genomic sequence to represent the inferred CDS: inserted 3 bases in 2 codons), with product MEHCRHGMMLDPGRAVAETFILTPAITTDLCSLLTISTASAPGTTLKGLALHLAHKARASGGPFGGEAPPPPPPAPRDPPEDAREDPAAAGPEDKPPPPPPRGNPWTKKLPQHLSPVGTGXAELSSPKIIKAGKLKTKKSNKASDFSDMANWPTPGELANTGSQSVISQGSKKPQIRKEKEEKIEKRSNCESKENREAKLDGPVENVSEDEAQSSSQRKRANKHKWVPLHLDDVRPDSQERPGSRNSSRCQPEANKPAHSNRKSDTRSWRRDREKRDDQDEVSSVRSEGGTIRGSARGRGRGRGRGRGRGRGNPRLNFDYSYGYREPGERTDQPFPTELNTSMMYYYDDGTGVQVYPVEETLLKXYIKRQTEYYFSTENLERDFFLRRKMDEQGFLPISLIAGFHRVRALTTNLNLILEALKDSTEVEIVDEKMRKKIEPEKWPIPGPPPRNVPQTDFSQLIDCPEFIPGQAFGSHTVRVMIY from the exons ATGGAGCACTGCAGACATGGAATGATGCTGGATCCAGGAAGAGCTGTGGCAGAGACCTTTATTCTTACTCCTGCCATAACCACAGACCTCTGCTCTCTCCTAACCATCAGCACAGCCTCAGCCCCTGGAACCACACTTAAA GGGCTGGCGCTGCACCTGGCACACAAGGCGCGCGCGTCCGGGGGTCCCTTCGGCGGGGAGGctccaccgccgccgccgccagccCCGCGGGACCCTCCCGAGGACGCCCGAGAGGACCCTGCGGCCGCCGGCCCCGAGGAcaagccgccgccgccgccgccaagGGGGAACCCGTGGACCAAGAAGCTGCCACAGCACCTGTCCCCCGTGGGCACCG GCGCCGAGCTCAGTTCCCCAAAAATTATAAAAGCGGGAAAACTCAAGACAAAGAAATCCAACAAGGCTAGTGATTTCAGTGATATGGCAAATTGGCCAACACCAGGTGAATTAGCAAACACGGGGTCTCAAAGTGTTATCAGCCAAGGAAGTAAGAAaccacaaattagaaaagaaaaagaagagaagattgAAAAAAGAAGCAACTGTGAGAGCAAAGAGAACCGGGAAGCAAAACTAGATGGTCCTGTTGAGAATGTCAGCGAGGATGAGGCTCAGTCAAGCAGCCAGCGGAAGAGAGCTAATAAGCACAAATGGGTACCACTACACTTAGATGATGTGAGACCAGACAGCCAGGAAAGACCTGGGTCCCGGAACAGCTCAAGATGTCAACCTGAAGCAAATAAGCCAGCTCACAGTAATAGGAAAAGTGATACACGAAGTTGGAGACGGGATAGAGAAAAGAGAGATGATCAAGATGAAGTATCGAGTGTGAGAAGTGAGGGTGGCACCATCCGAGGTTCTGCAAGAGGCCGCGGAAGAGGCCGGGGCCGCGGAAGAGGCCGGGGTCGAGGAAACCCTAGATTGAACTTTGATTATTCCTATGGTTATCGAGAGCCAGGGGAAAGAACTGATCAGCCATTTCCCACAGAGCTTAACACCAGCATGATGTATTACTACGACGATGGCACAGGTGTGCAGGTATATCCTGTGGAAGAGACACTGCTGAA GTACATTAAGCGCCAGACTGAGTATTACTTCAGCACAGAGAACTTGGAGCGGGACTTCTTTCTTCGCAGAAAGATGGATGAGCAGGGATTCCTGCCTATTTCCCTGATTGCTGGTTTTCACCGTGTGCGAGCTCTCACCACAAACCTTAATCTCATCTTGGAGGCACTGAAGGATAGCACAGAAGTAGAAATTGTGgatgagaaaatgaggaaaaagataGAACCAGAAAAATGGCCAATCCCAGGCCCTCCTCCACGAAATGTGCCACAAACAGACTTTTCTCAGTTGATTGATTGTCCGGAGTTCATACCAGGGCAGGCCTTTGGCTCCCATACAG TCAGGGTGATGATCTACTGA